In Flavobacterium sp. N1736, the following are encoded in one genomic region:
- the pckA gene encoding phosphoenolpyruvate carboxykinase (ATP), which yields MDTNTLFTQSISLSGLGIENAKVHYQLSADELHAITVQSGQGVENSTGALAINTGEFTGRSPQDRFIVKDSITEDKVWWGNVNIPFSSEAFEKLYNKVTQFLSNKEVFVRDAYVCADANYRLNVRVVTETAWSNLFSYNMFLRPEENELANFTPEWTVICAPSFMADPAVDGTRQSNFAILDFTKKVALIGGTGYTGEMKKGIFSALNFILPVFENTLPMHCSANVGEAGDTAIFFGLSGTGKTTLSADPDRKLIGDDEHGWTAENTVFNFEGGCYAKVINLSEENEPDIFRAIKKGALLENVVFKAGTNEVDYDDVSITQNTRVSYPITHIDNIQPGSIGHNPKNIFFLTADSFGILPPISKLTPGQAAYHFISGYTAKVAGTEAGVTEPQPNFSACFGAPFMPLHPTRYAEMLTKKMKEADVKVWLINTGWTGGAYGTGTRMKLKYTRAMITAALNGELDNVEFKNHEVFGIAKPQSCPNVPNEILNPRNTWEDPELYDKKALELAQKFKANFAKFEEFANAEILAGAPKTE from the coding sequence ATGGACACTAACACACTTTTCACGCAATCGATTTCGCTTTCAGGATTAGGAATTGAAAATGCCAAGGTTCACTATCAATTATCTGCAGACGAATTGCATGCAATTACAGTGCAATCAGGACAAGGTGTTGAGAACTCTACAGGAGCGCTGGCAATTAATACGGGTGAATTTACAGGACGCTCTCCGCAGGATCGTTTTATCGTAAAAGATAGTATTACAGAAGATAAAGTTTGGTGGGGAAATGTAAATATTCCGTTTTCATCAGAGGCTTTTGAAAAATTATACAATAAGGTTACACAGTTTTTATCCAATAAAGAAGTTTTTGTACGTGATGCCTATGTTTGTGCAGATGCAAATTACAGACTAAATGTTCGCGTTGTAACAGAAACGGCCTGGTCTAATTTGTTTAGTTACAATATGTTTTTAAGACCGGAAGAAAACGAATTAGCAAACTTTACACCAGAGTGGACGGTAATTTGTGCGCCAAGTTTTATGGCAGATCCTGCTGTAGACGGAACACGCCAGTCTAATTTTGCCATTTTAGATTTTACTAAAAAAGTAGCATTAATTGGCGGAACAGGTTATACCGGAGAAATGAAAAAAGGAATTTTTTCTGCTTTAAACTTCATTTTACCGGTTTTCGAAAATACTTTACCAATGCACTGCAGCGCCAATGTTGGTGAAGCCGGAGATACAGCAATCTTTTTTGGTTTATCAGGAACTGGAAAAACAACTTTATCTGCAGATCCTGATCGTAAATTAATTGGTGATGATGAACACGGATGGACTGCTGAAAATACAGTTTTTAACTTTGAAGGCGGTTGCTACGCAAAAGTGATTAATTTATCTGAAGAAAATGAACCGGATATTTTTAGAGCGATCAAAAAAGGAGCGCTTTTAGAAAATGTGGTTTTCAAAGCAGGCACAAACGAAGTAGATTATGATGATGTTTCAATCACTCAAAATACACGTGTAAGTTATCCAATAACACATATCGACAATATTCAACCGGGATCTATTGGACATAATCCTAAAAATATATTTTTCTTAACGGCAGATTCTTTCGGAATTTTGCCTCCAATTTCTAAACTTACTCCAGGACAAGCAGCTTATCATTTTATCTCTGGATATACTGCAAAAGTTGCCGGAACAGAAGCGGGAGTTACAGAACCGCAACCAAACTTTTCAGCATGTTTTGGAGCGCCATTTATGCCTTTGCACCCAACACGTTATGCTGAAATGTTAACCAAAAAAATGAAAGAAGCCGACGTAAAAGTGTGGTTAATTAACACTGGTTGGACAGGCGGTGCATACGGAACAGGAACGCGTATGAAATTAAAATATACACGTGCCATGATTACGGCAGCATTAAACGGAGAATTGGACAATGTAGAGTTCAAAAACCACGAAGTATTTGGAATTGCAAAACCACAATCTTGCCCGAATGTTCCAAATGAAATTTTAAATCCGAGAAATACTTGGGAAGATCCTGAGTTATACGATAAAAAAGCATTAGAATTGGCTCAGAAATTTAAAGCTAATTTTGCCAAATTTGAAGAGTTCGCCAATGCTGAAATTTTAGCCGGTGCGCCAAAAACAGAATAA
- a CDS encoding PH domain-containing protein, with the protein MKEQFKKFLNEEQDPKAIEKITSKLNDLLMKGEEVGYIAVQKKPAITVFPDSIVLTNKRIIICKPKNLGLSMDFTDYTWDDVAGAFVKENILGSEFSFNTNTDLSISIDYIPKIQARKIYTYAKEQLDLLKNPVVISAPTIETAQAAEPEIEDTIEEVETEEVTNYAEIMPATTPSYTETFEPIQPQTPTGDRKLSELSKEELFDKLQNYKKLLDNGLIMQGEYDAFKKEILSYM; encoded by the coding sequence ATGAAAGAACAATTTAAAAAATTTCTAAACGAAGAACAAGATCCAAAAGCGATTGAAAAAATCACTTCAAAACTCAATGATTTATTGATGAAAGGTGAAGAAGTTGGATATATTGCGGTTCAAAAAAAGCCTGCAATTACTGTTTTTCCTGATAGTATTGTATTAACAAACAAACGAATCATTATTTGCAAGCCTAAAAATTTAGGTCTTTCAATGGATTTTACAGATTATACCTGGGATGATGTTGCGGGTGCTTTTGTAAAAGAAAATATTTTAGGCTCAGAATTTTCATTCAACACCAATACCGATTTGTCAATTTCGATTGATTATATTCCGAAAATCCAGGCTAGAAAAATATATACTTACGCAAAAGAACAATTGGATTTACTTAAAAATCCTGTTGTTATTTCTGCTCCAACTATAGAAACTGCTCAGGCTGCAGAACCTGAAATTGAAGATACAATTGAAGAAGTTGAAACGGAAGAAGTAACCAATTATGCCGAAATTATGCCGGCAACAACACCTTCTTATACAGAGACTTTTGAACCAATTCAACCTCAAACTCCGACTGGAGATCGTAAATTGAGTGAATTATCTAAAGAAGAACTTTTTGATAAATTACAGAATTATAAAAAATTACTGGACAACGGATTAATCATGCAAGGTGAATATGATGCGTTTAAAAAAGAGATATTGAGTTACATGTAA
- a CDS encoding DUF4407 domain-containing protein, whose amino-acid sequence MLKQFFILCSGADRDLLEGCSEGEQTKYVGIGATVFFTAVMAFLASAYALFTVFDSIYPALIFGFVWSLLIFNLDRFIVSTIKKRDRFMDEFLQATPRIMLAIIIAIVISKPLEIKIFEKEINTVLLKEKNEMELANKKQVGNYFKSDLDKNKAEIAVLKADILKKEKEVNALYSTYITEAEGTAGTKKLGKGPVYKEKREKHDASLKEFETLKKTNEAKIAEKEKEGKQLQADLDKKVSQTQPIIEGFDGLMARINALNKLPWLPSFFIMLLFLAIETSPIIAKLLAPKGEFDFKQEEAETAMKATLAQNKYQRDLLVKTSAEMHDKVYADIAEDKNLYDLQRKKATELLELQAHNFVEKQKATL is encoded by the coding sequence ATGTTAAAACAATTTTTTATTCTATGTTCCGGAGCCGACAGAGATCTTCTCGAAGGCTGTTCAGAAGGTGAGCAAACCAAATATGTTGGTATTGGCGCCACCGTTTTTTTTACCGCAGTTATGGCTTTCCTTGCCAGTGCTTATGCACTTTTTACTGTTTTTGATTCCATTTATCCGGCTTTAATTTTTGGTTTTGTTTGGAGTTTACTGATCTTCAATTTAGATCGATTTATTGTTTCGACAATTAAAAAAAGAGATCGCTTTATGGATGAATTCCTGCAAGCGACTCCGCGAATTATGCTGGCGATTATTATTGCAATCGTAATTTCAAAACCTTTGGAAATTAAAATTTTTGAAAAAGAAATCAATACCGTTTTATTGAAGGAAAAGAATGAAATGGAATTAGCCAATAAAAAACAAGTTGGCAATTATTTCAAATCTGATTTGGATAAAAATAAAGCCGAGATTGCAGTTTTAAAAGCAGATATTCTGAAAAAAGAAAAAGAAGTAAATGCTTTATATTCAACTTATATTACAGAAGCAGAAGGAACAGCGGGAACAAAAAAATTAGGAAAAGGTCCGGTTTATAAAGAGAAACGCGAAAAACACGATGCTTCTTTAAAAGAATTTGAAACTTTAAAGAAAACTAATGAAGCTAAAATTGCCGAGAAAGAAAAGGAAGGAAAACAACTTCAGGCTGATTTAGATAAAAAAGTATCGCAGACACAACCCATAATCGAAGGTTTTGATGGTTTAATGGCAAGAATAAATGCGCTGAATAAATTACCCTGGCTGCCTTCATTTTTTATAATGTTGTTGTTTCTGGCGATTGAAACATCTCCGATTATAGCAAAATTATTAGCTCCAAAAGGCGAATTTGATTTCAAACAGGAAGAAGCCGAAACCGCAATGAAAGCTACCTTGGCACAAAATAAATACCAACGCGATTTGTTAGTAAAAACCAGTGCCGAAATGCACGACAAAGTGTATGCTGATATTGCCGAAGATAAAAATCTATACGATCTGCAACGTAAAAAAGCGACAGAATTATTAGAATTACAAGCACATAATTTTGTAGAAAAGCAAAAAGCGACTTTATAG
- a CDS encoding MmcQ/YjbR family DNA-binding protein, producing MNLETFYEYCLSKKGVTEHFPFDEDTLVFKVGGKMFALSSLSQWEKNEQSVNLKCDPERAQELRAEYDEIKPGFHMSKVHWNTIALNGNLSTAFVKELIDHSYELVFKSLTKKIQNEIIELEN from the coding sequence ATGAATTTAGAAACGTTTTATGAATATTGCCTTTCTAAAAAAGGCGTCACAGAGCATTTTCCGTTTGATGAAGATACATTGGTTTTTAAAGTTGGCGGAAAAATGTTTGCTTTATCTTCCTTATCACAATGGGAAAAAAATGAACAATCTGTCAATTTAAAATGTGATCCGGAGCGCGCTCAGGAGTTACGAGCTGAATATGACGAGATAAAACCGGGTTTTCATATGAGCAAAGTGCATTGGAATACGATTGCTTTAAACGGAAATCTGTCGACAGCTTTCGTTAAGGAACTCATCGATCATTCGTATGAATTGGTTTTCAAAAGTTTGACAAAGAAAATTCAGAATGAAATTATTGAATTAGAAAATTAG